Genomic window (Mycoplasmopsis citelli):
GCAAATAAAGTAAGCATCTTCATCATATCCGAATTGTTCCTGTAAAACTAAATTAACTCCTCTAATAAACTCATAAGGTGGATTTAGCTTTAAAATATCAGTAGCTAAATATAATATTTTAACTCTTTCTTCTTCAGAATAATTTGAATTTGTGGAATTGTTTTCTTTGAAAATTTCTTCAAGTTCATTAAGATATTTTGTTTGTTTATCTGTAGGTAAGGTTTTTAGATTTTTGTTAATTACATTTAAAAATTCATTAGTATTAAAATCATAATAATCTTCTAAAAGCTCAAAAGTTGCTTTATTTCATTTGTTTTTTGTTAGCATATGTTATCCTTTGTTAATATTATTTTTTATTTTATAAAGTTAAAACAAGCATTATTGTTCGACTTGAGCTACTGAATTATTATTACATTCACAAGTAATTGATTTGTTGGTTTTTCGGATTTTTTTAAATAGATTTTTAATTAATTTTACTAATGCAATCGTTCCAAGCGAAACCAAAAAACTCACAAATATAATTGTAGTAATCATTGATGTAGTAAATTCTTCAAGTTGTTTATTTGAAAAATTAACAACAGTTTTAGTGGCTAATTCAAACATTTTTAGCTCCTTTTATATTTAAATATTTATTTATATTTCGAGTATAACGGGTTAATAAATAGAGCCTAAAAAGTACTAAAAAATCACTTAAAAAAGTGGTTTTTATTAATTAATATATAAAACAAACCGGTCGCAAATTGCGACCGGTTTATAAAAATACCTAATTTATAAGTCTTTATTATTTTTTTTGCGTTGGTTTTTTATTACAAACTATTTTGAGTTTTTATAAACGTGTTAAAAATTTGACTTAAAATCAACGAAACAACCCAACAAGTTTCTAAAAGATTTAGTTTTTGGAGATTTCTAAATCCATAATAACGATCTTCTATGATAGTATTTAAAAGTTCATTAGTTTTTAAAGAACTTTTAGAATTAGATAATTCTTTAGAATTGTTTATTAATTGTATTAAATGTTCTTTTAATTCTAAAGAAGATTTTACTCAAGAAAAGGATTTATTTGGTTTTAAATATTCATCTATATATGACTTAATTGTGTTTTTGTCTTCTTGGAGCAATAAAACTAACTCAGACACAAAATTAGGGGAAGAATTTTTCTCTAAAAGAGCAAAAATTTGTCAATTAACTGAAGGACCTAATTTAGAATTATCAAAATTAATTAAGTAATTTATATTTTCTATATATTTTTGTTTTTGTCAATCACAAATAGTAAGAAGTTGATTTTTTAATTTGATAATTAATTCTAAAGCTGAATTTGTTATTCTAGCTGAAAGCTCATTAAATTCTTGTAAATTTTGTTTGCCGATTTTAGCAATGTTAAAAAAGGATAAATCTTTCTTTTGTTTTTTGTTTATCGATAATTGGTCAATAAGTGAAATTAAAGCTTTGCTATTCTTCTTCTTCATATCCATAATCATTATCTTCTCAATCGCTTTCTTGTTCAATTTCATATAATAAATCTTCTAACATTCAAATTTCTACTTCTACTCAATTAATTGGTCAAATTTCTGTCTTTGCGGAGTTTATTTCATATCATTGACTTTCATCAATTTGAGCAACTTTATCAGCAATTTTAATATAAAAACTATTTAAACCATATTTTCCTAAAGAAGTATTTACTTCTTCTTTCAGTGTTAAACCATACACAACTCCATAACAGCTGATGTATTCATTTCATTGATCGCTTTCGAAAAATTCATTATCTTTTCGAAAAATTCTGATAATTTTTTCATATGTTTTTAGTGAATTATCTATTGTAAAAATATCTTTTAAAAGATTTAGTGTTTTCTCATTAAATTCTCTTTTAAAGCATTTTTTTAAAGTTTCAATTGTTGTTTGGTTGTCTGTTGACATGTGTTATTCTCCTTTGATGTTCATTTATATAAAAGAAGTATAGCGGATTTAAAATATAGCTCTAAAAAGGACAAAAATTACATTAAAAAATGTAATTTTTATGAAAATAAAGTTTCAATAAAACAATTTAACAAATATATATTTTTAGACAAGATTAAACTTATTTGATGTTTTAAATCTTCTTTTTAACTCTTTAAGTTCTATATATTTTTTTCATTTTTCAAAATCTGTAGATTTTTCATCTAAAATATCAGTAATTTGTTTAAAAGTTTCAATTGTAGCATCATAGCTTAAAATTTCTAGTGCTTTTTTTGAAAATCGATCTCAAAGAAAATTATCAATTCAATAATTTATTCTTTCAAGTTCTTTTTCACTATAGAACAATAAATTTTTATTAACTTTTTTAATTAACGAAAAAGAACTTATCTTTTCTAAATGTAGAAATAATCGGTTGGTTCAATTAATTTTAAATTTTTTCATTTTTGGTTCTCCTTATCTTTTTTATATTTTGAATATAACGGAATAATATATAAAGATAAAAAAATCGCATAAAAAATGCGATTGTTTAATTATTATTTAAGACTTTTAACTCAATAATTAATGATGCGTTCATACATTTCTTCTTTTGGAACACATTTTAAATTCATTGAATCATCAAGTTCATAAAACTCATCATCTTCAGTTTTGTCATAAACATCATTTGCTATTTTAACAAAAACTGAATTTTGAACTCCCTTTCAAGCATATTGTTCTAAATCTTCGTTAATTTTCTCTTCTCAATTTATTCCAGTTCCGATGTATTTATCATTATTATCAATAAATTCTTCAGCAATTTCAAGATCTCTAATATTTGAATATGCTGTAGAATTAAATTCCGCTACTTGCTTAACTATTTCAAAGTTATGCTTTGTGTTTAAAACTTTTAAAATTTTGTAAACAAGCTCATTACTTTCTGAATTATTAATAATAGTACTTAAATTATCAGCATATTCCTGAGCTATATCTTCGAATTTTTGGTGTAAAATGTCATGTTGTTTTTCAAATTTGTCTAAAAGTTTTTTAATATCAATATTATCTAAAAAATAAGCTTTGGTTAAAGTAATTTGTCCATCTTCATCAATTCAAAATAAAGATGTTGCAAATTTTTCTTTAAGCTGTGTTTGATTATTCTGGATTGTATCTTTAACAAATGAGATAAATACTCTTTTTTGTAAAACTTCCTTACTATGCTCGTATGGAGAATTGTTAAATCATACTAATTTATCTAATTGAGGTTCGAATTCACCAAAAAACTGAACATATGGATTTAAATCTTTATGCCAAAGCATTCTATCTAAAATTTTTGCAATTCCGATAAAATGAGAATTAATAGGATTTTTGCTAATTGATGCTTTAACTATTTGTTCAAAGTCTAAAAGTTTATAAATTTTGTGTTCATTTAAATAATTTTTAAAATATTTTGACTTTTCAAAATCTTTACTAAGCAACAGTTCTAATTCTTTTTGATTAGTATTATTTAAGTTTAAAAACTCAATAAATTCTTGTTTTTTGAAATTTATTATATTTTCTGTCATATTTTCTCCTTTAGGTTTGTTTATGTATATGTTGAGTATAACGGGTTCAAATTATAAATATAAAAAGTACTAAAAAATCACTTAAAAAAGTGATTTTAGCTTAGTGGAGAATGAATTTTGCTTATTGATAAATTAGTAATTTTGGAAATTTCTTTTAAATTCAAACCTTGATTTTTTAAGGTTTTTAGGTCGATTTTCTCTTGTGAAAATAATTTCTTATGAAGTGATTGTCAAAAATTATTTGGAGTATCAGCACTTAAAGCAAGTGAGTTTTTGATAATCTTTTTTAATTGTCCTGGAAAAGGAAGTTGCTCAACTTTTGAAATGATTTTTTCAAAAAGCTTAAAACTTAAATTCAAAACTTCAAAATCTTGTGTATATTTTTTAAAATAATTTTGAGCAATTAATTGTAATTTTTCCCTTTGATATTGACTAAAATCAATTATTACATCAAAATTTTCTACTAGTAATTTAGGCAGTTTTGGATATTTATTAGTTGTAGATATAAGAATAATTTGTTCATTTAGATATTTCAAATGATTTGCTAAAATCATTCAATATTTTAAATATTCTGAATGATTTTGATATTCCAATAAAACTTCTATATTTTCAAGTAAAATAATAACTTCATTTAGTTTAAAATGTTTATTAATTTCTTCAGAAGTTTCATCAAGATATTTTTTTGTACTCTTCAAAGGATTTACTAATAATTTGTACTCAATTAAGAAGATAAAGTTGCCTTTTAGTTGTATTTGTTAAAACTCCTACACAATGAGTTTTTTCAATTCCTGGTGGACCTTGAAAAAGAAACTTTTTTGGTCCATTTTTAAATTCAATAGCTTTCATTATTCCTAAAAGTTCTTTTTCAATTATTTTAGGAAGATTAAAAATTTTTTTGGGTAAATATAAAGCATTCAGAGCATTTATATCTGTTGTTTTTAAATCAGGAACTCAATTATCATAAGGATTCATTAAAGATATCGCATATTCAGCTAATTGATAATCTCCTAATTTGTCAAATTTGCTAGCAATTTGATAAACTTCATTTCTAAAAGCTCAATCATTTTTTCGCTATAATACTTTATTAAATTTAATATATTAGCTTTTTTCATTTTGGACAACCTTGATTTTGGTTTTATAAATTATTACTATATACACATTTTTAGCTTACATTAATAATTTATTTATTGAAAAACTACATAGAAACTTTTGATTTAATTGTATTTTCAAGTGCTTTTTCTAAAAGGATTTTTCACTTTGAACTATTAATTTCATCAAAATATTTTCATTCCTTATCAATTTCGTAGTCTTGATAACTTGCAGTTTCGTCTTCTTCATTTAGTTTTAATAATTCATCAACAATAAAGAGATATTTACTCCTTGCTCCATTAATTTTAAAATCTTCATCAGCTTGGGTTAAAATTTCATCATAACTTAAGATAAGTTTATTTTGTTTATATTCAATTCATTCAGGAGTATCATAAAAATCATAATTAAACATACCTCAAATTTTTTTGACATTTTCTAATGTTGGATTAATACTTAAATTTTTAATAGCTAACTTTAACATATCTTCTTGTTCTTCAAAAATACCAGTTGACATGTCAATTTCTGTAGGTCAAAAAATACCTGATAAAAATTTAATATATTGTTTTTGGTCATTAAAAGAAAGTTTTTCAAAATAAGTTTTTATCTTTGAATAAAAGCCTTTTAAAAAATAAGTAGAATTTTCTTTATTTTGATTAATGGCAGAAATTAATTCATCAACAAAATATTTATTATCACTATCAAATTCGATATTAAGAACTTTTAAAAAGTCGTTAAAATCATTTTGCTGAATTATTGAATTATAATTTTCGAATTTAAGCATTGTTAAACTCCTTTATTATTTAATGGTTGATTTTTTAAAGATGAATGTAATTGAGTAATAATATCAATTACTAAAGATTTAAAATCCAGTCCATATAATTCCTTAGTATTTAAATTAAACTCATATCAAGATGTTGAATTTTGTTCATCAAGTTCTTCGATGGCTTGAGTTAAGACTTTAATATATGGACTTGAACTTAGGTTTTGTTTAATATCTGTGTTAGCTAAATTATAAATTTGTTCAAAATTATATAAACTGCTTTCTTGAACATATTTTTGACCTACTTCAGTGGATTTTAAATTACCTTTTAATAATTCATTAATGTTTTTAAGAGTTAGTGGTTTTATATCCAAAGATAAAATGTTTAAAATTTTCTTTAATTCATTTGGTTCAAGTAATTCAGTGCTTAAAATTTCGATAAAATCTTGTAAATATTCTTCTTTATTTACCTTTTCAAATTCAATAGCAAGATTAAGTTTATATAAGATAGTAGTCAAAAAGTAATTTTTACTTTGTAAATAATCAAGTACTTTTTGAATTTGGTTTTTTTGAGTTGTATTTAAATTAATCTTGTGAAGAGAAATAAATTCTTGAAAATCTTTATAAATATTCATTTTTACTCCTTAAATTGCTGGTTTTTTGCTTAAGGTTAAGCATAAAAGTGAAAATTAAATTAATTAATTCAGTGCTTGAAAGAGCTTTTAAAGGACTATCATAATCAGGTAAAAAATAGTAATTTTTATCTCCTTGAAGTTCTAAGATTTCATTAGTTAAATAAGCATATTTGCTTTGAAGTCCATATTCTTGAAGTGATTTATCTAATGTGTCATATCAATCGCAACCTGCTTTAATATCTGGTTTATTTTCACTAAAAGAACTAAAAGTTCTAGTATCATCGAATTCTTCGTCTAAAATATAATAAATTTCAGTTAAGTTATCATATGAATAATCTAAGTCTAAAATTTGAAAAACTAATACACCTTGGTTAGGGTCTTGAAATTTATAATTAATTAAATATTCGCATTTAGATATATAGTCTTTTTGCTCTTCAATTGATAGAGTTTTAATTTCCATATCTAATTTACTTAAAAAATCTTTTACATTAAAATCTACTTTTTCTTGAACATAAGCTAAATTTTTCGTTCCTTGTGATTGAATTAAAATTGTATTCATAATTGATGTCCTTTGATTTTGGTTATGTATTTATTCATATTTTGAGTATAACGGAATGAGTTTCAATGAGAAAAAAGTACTTAAAAATCGCATAAAAATGCGATTTTATTTTTTATG
Coding sequences:
- a CDS encoding AAA family ATPase; its protein translation is MKSTKKYLDETSEEINKHFKLNEVIILLENIEVLLEYQNHSEYLKYWMILANHLKYLNEQIILISTTNKYPKLPKLLVENFDVIIDFSQYQREKLQLIAQNYFKKYTQDFEVLNLSFKLFEKIISKVEQLPFPGQLKKIIKNSLALSADTPNNFWQSLHKKLFSQEKIDLKTLKNQGLNLKEISKITNLSISKIHSPLS